A single window of Modestobacter italicus DNA harbors:
- a CDS encoding zinc-dependent alcohol dehydrogenase produces MRAMTYRGPYKLRVEEKDRPRVEHPNDAIVKVQLAAICGSDLHLYHGMMPDTRIGHTFGHEFIGVVDEVGPSVQNLAVGDRVMVPFNVFCGSCWFCARGLYSNCHNVNPNATAVGGIYGYSHTTGGYDGGQAEYVRVPFADVGPVKIPDWMHDEDAVLLTDAAATGYFGAQLGEIAEGDTVVVLGAGPVGLIAAQSSWLMGAGRVIVVDHLPHRLEKARTMAHAETLDYDELDDVVLELKKQTDFLGADVVIEAVGAEADGNALMHVTGTKLKLQGGSPVALNWAIDGVRKGGTVSVVGAYGPIPNAVKFGDAMNKGLTLRMNQTPVKRQWPRMFEHVRNGHLTPREMVTHRFPLEHIAEAYHVFSAKLDGCIKPLILPSAS; encoded by the coding sequence CGTACAAGCTGCGGGTCGAGGAGAAGGACAGGCCGCGGGTCGAGCACCCCAACGACGCGATCGTGAAGGTGCAGCTGGCCGCCATCTGCGGCTCTGACCTGCACCTCTACCACGGGATGATGCCGGACACCCGGATCGGGCACACCTTCGGCCACGAGTTCATCGGGGTGGTCGACGAGGTCGGGCCCTCGGTGCAGAACCTGGCCGTCGGTGACAGGGTGATGGTGCCGTTCAACGTCTTCTGCGGCAGCTGCTGGTTCTGCGCCCGGGGGCTCTACTCCAACTGCCACAACGTGAACCCGAACGCCACCGCCGTGGGCGGCATCTACGGCTACTCGCACACCACCGGGGGCTACGACGGCGGGCAGGCCGAGTACGTGCGGGTGCCCTTCGCCGACGTCGGCCCGGTGAAGATCCCGGACTGGATGCACGACGAGGACGCCGTGCTGCTCACCGACGCCGCCGCCACCGGCTACTTCGGCGCGCAGCTCGGGGAGATCGCGGAGGGCGACACGGTCGTCGTCCTCGGGGCCGGCCCGGTCGGGCTGATCGCCGCGCAGTCGTCGTGGCTGATGGGCGCCGGGAGGGTCATCGTCGTCGACCACCTGCCGCACCGGCTGGAGAAGGCCCGCACCATGGCGCACGCCGAGACCCTCGACTACGACGAGCTCGACGACGTCGTCCTGGAGCTGAAGAAGCAGACCGACTTCCTCGGCGCGGACGTCGTCATCGAGGCCGTCGGCGCCGAGGCCGACGGCAACGCGCTCATGCACGTCACCGGCACGAAGCTGAAGCTGCAGGGCGGCTCGCCGGTCGCGCTGAACTGGGCGATCGACGGCGTGCGCAAGGGCGGCACCGTCTCGGTCGTGGGCGCCTACGGGCCGATCCCCAACGCGGTGAAGTTCGGCGACGCGATGAACAAGGGCCTCACCCTGCGGATGAACCAGACGCCGGTGAAGCGGCAGTGGCCGCGGATGTTCGAGCACGTGCGCAACGGCCACCTCACGCCGCGGGAGATGGTCACCCACCGGTTCCCGCTGGAGCACATCGCCGAGGCCTACCACGTGTTCTCCGCCAAGCTGGACGGCTGCATCAAGCCGCTGATCCTGCCCAGCGCGTCCTGA